In Gammaproteobacteria bacterium, the sequence CTCGGTGGTGATCGAGACGATATTCGGCATTCCCGGCCTGGGCCGCCATTTCGTTAACGGCGCGCTTAACCGCGATTACACGCTGGCACTTGGTGTGGTGCTGTTTTACGGGCTGCTGGTGATCGTGCTCAATCTTATCGTGGACCTGCTGTATGCGTGGCTGGACCCCCGCGTGAAATACTGAACACCGGCATGCGCGGCCTCGATGATGCGTTGGAAGACGCGGCTCGCCTGCACGGCGGCGGTCTGTGGGGCGATGCGTGGCAGCGCCTCAGGCGCAACAAGGCCGCCGTCGCGAGTGTGCTGGTGATGGCCGCGCTGACCATTACGGTTGTCATCGGCCCGTGGCTCAGTCCTTATCAGCCCGCCCAGCTCGACTGGACGCACATGTGGTCACCGCCATCGCTCATCGATGGCCATCTGTTCGGCACCGACAGCCTGGGGCGCGATCTGTTCGTACGCACCTTGCATGGCGGAAGGGTGTCGCTGCTGGTGGGCGCGGTATCCACCATTGTCAGCCTGGTCATTGGCGTGGCCTATGGCGCGTTGGCGGGCTACCTCGGGGGCCGGGTCGACGCGATCATGATGCGCGTCGTCGATATCCTTTACGCGATGCCGTTTCTGTTTTTTGTCATCTTGCTGATGGTCTTTTTCGGCCGCCATCTGGTGCTGATCTTCGTCGCGATCGGCGCGATCAACTGGCTGGACATGGCGCGCATCGTGCGCGGACAGACCTTGTCGCTGAAATATGCCGCGTATGTCGACGCCGCGCGCCTGGCAGGCGCTAGCGGCGCGCGGATCATTCAGCGGCACATCGTGCCCAACCTACTGGGCGTGATCGCTGTGTATGTGACCCTGACCGTGCCGCAGGTCATTCTGGTCGAATCATTCTTGAGCTTTCTGGGCCTTGGTGTTGAGCCGCCTGCCACCTCCTGGGGCGCCCTGGTCAACGAGGGCGCGCAAGAGATGGAAACCGCGCCCTGGCTGCTGATCTTCCCCGCCGCGTTGCTGGCTGTAACGCTCTTCTGCTGCAACTTTATTGGCGACGGCCTGCGCGACGCGCTGGACCCCAAGGATCGCTGACATGAACGGACAGCCCTTGTTGAAGGTGAGAGATCTGATCGTCGAGTATCCGACGCGAGAGCGCGTGCGACGCGCGGTCGATAAGATCAGCTTCGACGTGTATCCGGGGCTGGCGCTGGGCGTGGTCGGCGAATCGGGCTGCGGCAAGAGTCAGACCATGCTGGCGCTGCTGGGTTTGCTGGATCGCAACGCCCGTGTGCAGGGAACGGTGCGCTATAAGGACCAGCAATTGATCGGGCTGCCCGCGAGGCCGCTGAATCGTATTCGTGGCGCCAGGATCGCGCTGATCTTTCAGGATCCGATGAGCGCGCTGAACCCGCATTTAAGGATCGGCATGCAGCTTGACGAAATGTTAAGCACGCATACGCAGCTTAAGGCGAGCGCAAGGCGGGTGCGAATAATCGAGATGCTTAGATCGATGCGTCTGTCGGACCCGGCGCAATGCGTCAAACGCTTCCGGCTTGAGCTGTCAGGCGGTCAGCGGCTGCGGGTGATGATCGCCATGAGCCTTTTGTGCGAACCGGATATTCTCATCGCCGACGAGCCGACTACTGCGCTGGACGCGACCGTGCAGGCCGACATACTGGCGCTGCTGGGCGAAATCATGCACAAGTCGAACATGTCGCTTGTGCTGATCACGCACGATCTGGGCGTGGTCGCCGGGATCTGCGAGCGGGTGATGGTGATGTACGCCGGAAGAGTGGTGGAATCCGCGCCCGCCGAGGCGATTTTCTACAATCCACAGCATCCTTATACGCAAGGCCTGCTGGCGTGCTCCGCCCGCATGACGTGGCGTCGCGACGATGTCCTGCCGACGATTCCCGGCCAGCCCCCGAACTCCGGATCGCCCGCGGCAGCCGGCTGCCGCTTCGCGCCGCGCTGCCGTCACCGCTTCGAACGTTGCGACCGGGAGACACCCGAGCTGGTTGTGTGGCGCGACGGACACGCGAAGGCCTGCCATCTTGAGCAGGTACCGTGAGCGCGGCGTTGCTGGTCGTGCGCGGGTTGCGGGTAAGCTATCCATTGCCGGCGAACCGGCCGTGGCGGCGCGCCCAGCACATCAGAGCGGTCGACGACGTGGATTTCGATCTAAGGCCGGGAGAGACATTAGGCATCGCCGGCGAATCCGGGTGCGGAAAGTCCACCCTGGCGCGCGCGCTTACCGGGCTGCAACCGATAACCTCCGGCAGTGCCAGGCTGTTGGGTACGGAGCTGAACGGACTCTATCGCGCAGGCTGGCGTGCCCTGCGCCGCGACGTGCAGATGGTGTTTCAGGACGCGAT encodes:
- a CDS encoding ABC transporter permease subunit encodes the protein MRGLDDALEDAARLHGGGLWGDAWQRLRRNKAAVASVLVMAALTITVVIGPWLSPYQPAQLDWTHMWSPPSLIDGHLFGTDSLGRDLFVRTLHGGRVSLLVGAVSTIVSLVIGVAYGALAGYLGGRVDAIMMRVVDILYAMPFLFFVILLMVFFGRHLVLIFVAIGAINWLDMARIVRGQTLSLKYAAYVDAARLAGASGARIIQRHIVPNLLGVIAVYVTLTVPQVILVESFLSFLGLGVEPPATSWGALVNEGAQEMETAPWLLIFPAALLAVTLFCCNFIGDGLRDALDPKDR
- a CDS encoding ABC transporter ATP-binding protein, translated to MNGQPLLKVRDLIVEYPTRERVRRAVDKISFDVYPGLALGVVGESGCGKSQTMLALLGLLDRNARVQGTVRYKDQQLIGLPARPLNRIRGARIALIFQDPMSALNPHLRIGMQLDEMLSTHTQLKASARRVRIIEMLRSMRLSDPAQCVKRFRLELSGGQRLRVMIAMSLLCEPDILIADEPTTALDATVQADILALLGEIMHKSNMSLVLITHDLGVVAGICERVMVMYAGRVVESAPAEAIFYNPQHPYTQGLLACSARMTWRRDDVLPTIPGQPPNSGSPAAAGCRFAPRCRHRFERCDRETPELVVWRDGHAKACHLEQVP